From a single Coleofasciculaceae cyanobacterium genomic region:
- a CDS encoding thermonuclease family protein codes for MNLEITCDLLRRWRSQSLIAKSNSTIHVLPIEEDRYGRTVAELWIPIKLDYEGEIHLNTAMVEAGMAYHYQQYSGNCESAENLGWAEKIARDDKLGVWNGSHQKPWDYRKSNK; via the coding sequence TTGAATCTAGAGATTACTTGCGATCTCCTTCGGAGGTGGCGTAGCCAATCGCTCATTGCTAAGAGCAACAGTACAATCCATGTTCTACCTATTGAAGAAGACCGTTATGGGCGCACTGTAGCGGAGTTATGGATACCGATTAAACTTGACTATGAAGGGGAAATTCACCTCAACACAGCAATGGTTGAAGCTGGCATGGCTTATCACTATCAACAATATTCGGGTAATTGTGAGAGTGCCGAGAATTTGGGTTGGGCGGAAAAGATTGCTCGTGATGATAAGTTGGGTGTTTGGAATGGGAGTCATCAGAAGCCTTGGGACTACCGTAAATCTAATAAATAA
- a CDS encoding helix-turn-helix domain-containing protein, protein MKRLHTGSSFDDFLQEEGLYEECSAIAIKRVLARQLEEEMKRQNLTKTEMAKQMQTSRAQLDRLLDPEKTGVSIETITRAASVVGRQLRIELV, encoded by the coding sequence TTGAAAAGACTACACACTGGCTCTAGTTTCGATGATTTCTTACAGGAAGAAGGATTGTATGAAGAATGTAGTGCGATCGCCATTAAACGGGTACTAGCTCGCCAGCTTGAAGAGGAAATGAAGCGACAAAACTTAACTAAAACCGAGATGGCAAAACAGATGCAGACCTCCAGGGCGCAGCTAGATAGACTACTAGATCCTGAAAAAACAGGAGTGAGTATTGAAACTATTACCAGAGCAGCGTCTGTGGTGGGTCGTCAACTGCGAATCGAATTAGTTTAA
- a CDS encoding tyrosine-type recombinase/integrase, translating into MTLYTYPKLTNAATDTELIRLWISQKAKTTQKTYITISRQFLAFAGKELREIMLEDILLWLESFQLRQASQNTINNKLGAIKSLFSFGVKTGYLLANPVSMVKTLKPKDALNERILLDEEVKKLINAASTQRDRLILILLYILGLRISELVGLNWSDFQPTEEAIAVTIFGKGHKTRTLLITRTLWSELQQLTKSDKTEAVFLSRFGNRLDRHAIHRLIKKAVEKAGINPHTSAHWLRHAHACHSLNNGAGIDLLMKSLGHSSLAVTSRYLHVQPSECTSKFIELD; encoded by the coding sequence ATGACCCTTTATACCTATCCGAAGCTAACTAACGCAGCGACAGATACAGAACTAATAAGATTATGGATATCTCAGAAGGCTAAAACTACTCAAAAGACTTACATAACTATCAGTAGGCAATTCCTCGCCTTCGCAGGTAAAGAGTTGCGAGAAATTATGCTCGAAGATATTTTGTTGTGGTTGGAATCGTTTCAGTTGCGTCAAGCCAGCCAAAATACGATTAATAATAAGTTAGGAGCTATAAAATCTCTGTTCAGCTTCGGAGTAAAAACGGGTTATTTGTTGGCTAATCCTGTCTCTATGGTCAAGACTCTCAAGCCCAAGGATGCACTAAATGAAAGAATCTTACTGGATGAAGAGGTAAAGAAGCTAATTAATGCAGCTTCTACTCAACGCGATCGCCTGATTCTTATTCTCTTATATATTCTGGGTTTGAGAATATCTGAATTAGTAGGTTTGAATTGGTCGGATTTTCAACCGACTGAGGAAGCAATCGCTGTAACCATATTCGGCAAGGGTCATAAAACTAGAACCTTATTAATCACTCGAACCTTGTGGTCAGAACTTCAGCAGCTGACTAAAAGTGATAAAACCGAAGCGGTGTTTTTATCGAGGTTTGGCAATCGACTCGATCGTCATGCTATCCATCGGTTGATCAAAAAAGCAGTAGAGAAAGCAGGGATTAATCCCCATACTTCCGCTCACTGGCTGCGTCATGCCCATGCTTGTCATAGTTTGAATAATGGTGCGGGAATCGATTTGTTGATGAAGTCTTTAGGGCATAGTTCGTTGGCGGTTACTTCGAGATACCTGCACGTTCAACCGAGTGAGTGTACGAGTAAGTTTATTGAGTTGGATTAG